One Xiphophorus maculatus strain JP 163 A chromosome 23, X_maculatus-5.0-male, whole genome shotgun sequence genomic window, atatatattttagcaaCCTTTTCCATAATATGAACCTCATTTAATTAGTCTGATTAGAGAACTAACCTTGGCAGGCACATAGTTGTTGAATGTTTCCATCAACACAGCTCACTTGGAAGTGACACATACAGTTTTTGCTGATCATTTTTTCTTGGAAAGAACTCAACTATTGTCTGTATCAAAGTATGAAAGTAAACAGCGGGTGGCATGTCCCTGAAATAAACACGGGCTGCTTTGATATTCTGTTTGCtgttatattttctgtattattaGAAAgctaacacaaaacaaaaccagtaaGCAGAATtaataaagttgaaaatgaGCCAGTAGGGATAAAAAGGGCAGACGCTAACTCACACTTATCAGGCTTACATACATGTGaagatttgttttgtgaatGTAATTCTGATCTCTTCAGAGGAAAAggttttactattattatttcagagCTTTGTTTCAAGAAAGAGGAATAGCTAAGCTATGTGCATTGTACAGTTATTTTATATTCCATTCgccacatttttctttcatttgaacaTCAGACAGATGTTCAGCTGCTTTTGACGTTCATCTTGCAGTTGAGGTCAGCAGAACTCTGCATAGCATTTACAACAATGTAGTTTTACTGAAGGGGAGTGAGTTAAAGTGGAGAAATAAACCGTCAGTAAAGGTCCAGCCCCTCACCCtgtctatttttgtttctgtaagcTTCAATTGTTTCACCCATGTAGGTCAtcttttgtctgtgtgtgttctggTGAGATAATACAAGAGCATATGTGTGAAGAGTTTGTCTTCAAACTGCAGGGgttattttaacacaaacacaacaaggCATGGAATCCACTCTATGTAATTCAGGTGAAGAGGTCAGAACAATAGGCGGCTTAATgcacaaaaccaaacaaacaacttCCAGTCTAATCTTTGAGGGCCCAAACAGCAGAATATAAATGatttctgactttgttttttagctttattgctaaaactaaaataacaatttgctcatttgctgttttaaagtattttgaagtGACTTTAATATCCAAaactataaactttaaaaaccaaTGACAGCAATACTAAACCACAACTTCTACTTAGGGTGAATGCAATTGATTATTAatggacattttctttttggacTTTTACAAGTTacaaaaaagatacaaaataaaataaatattaaaaaacataaaacagtccAGGGCTAAAATTGATTTTTGGCTCAAATTAGAAacttttttacatataaattgGTACATTTATGTCATGTGACCAGATTTACGATAACAACAGTACTTTGTATGATGCCCTAAGGATATAATATACAATcttcaataaacaaaataatctacAATACTCATAGACACTGTAAAGGTgcaatttaataaattactgtatcaatgaaaatcaatttaatctcagtaaatTGGTTTAAAAATTCAAACTCGGATTAAACCCTTTCATTACACACAgcgcaactttttttttcagctgtggCTTATTCAAAGTTTTACAGGCAATTTGATtacataaaaccaattaaacaaggattaaaactttttttctccttagttTAAATAAGACACTTGTGTTGTTTCTTGTAGTTCTTTTAGGCTCAGGAGTGGCTTAAGACAAATGTGACAGTTGTAGACCATGTTCTCCATACAGCTTGTTGGTTCTTTAAGCACTGACTCCAGCTGCAGTTCACACTTTGTGAATCTCATCCATCTACTGACTGGAATTTAATTCTTCTCAAAGCTTCAACTATTTTCAATATGCTTGAATTCacccagcttctttagcaataaCCTAAAATGTAGGctatataattaaaaacatgatccacactgaaagcaataaaaacaagcatgttGATTCCTTCCAAATGTAACAACTGATGAGGAAGTGGGCTTCGCTTTTTGGCCTCTGAATGAGGCATAATTCcaattcattaaaaacaatggCTTTTTTGTCCAAAAGCATATTTACACATTTCATTTGACAATGTTACATGCTAGTCATAATCttacacacaaaaaacctcTACATTTTTatggagaaaatagaaaaattctCCATGTATGTACATTGTTGTATTCTAGAGGGAAATATTATGTTAAATTATACAGGAACATCAAACTTTGACTGTAAAAATGAACCCAAATGATGTCTATTTTTCCAATTTCATTGAAACTACATCACAATGAGCAAAAGTTATGGACTGAAGTAAAAAATCACGCAAGATAATAAGgcaaacagaaaagtgaaacGATCTGTGTGAAACATTGTGCAAGAGGATTCCCAAGCCAGGGATTTCTCCATTGCTTTCATGGAAATTAGCTCcctgatgttttctgttttccattcTTCCTCCACAGTACTCATTTTTCTGCCCTTGCTGGCAGAATTGAGCCATGACTTTGCCATGCTGTTTGCTTCGATGCCTTTGTGAGGAAAATAAGTACACAGGGTTTTAGCTCTTCATTGCTTTGTGGATCACTGTAGCTACTCAGTTGTATATTTTGATACtctacataaaaatatataacaaatggttgttttttttaccattcttaAGAGTTTTTGCCTGACAAAGCTGACTCCTGTACTTTTGGAATAGGATGAAGACAACACAAATCAAGTTTAAAGCTTCTGTAACAAATTATTATTCCTCTATTTTTTCACGTTTACTTAAATTTAGGTGCagatttttactattttaaataagatttatgtaatttaaaaatcaccttcattagtaaaatataaatcaatcaTTCATTGGGATAACTTTGATCCCATGAGCATTGATGTAGGTGAGGAGGATGTTGGCTCGCTTCTCAATCACATCGATCAGTTTGTCGATGCCCTGTCGGCCGCCCTGACTTTCCCAGTACATCTGGTCCAGAAAGAGCGACTGGAGAAGTTTTTCCCTCAGCTTCCTCTTCCTTAACACAGACACGGCCTGCTCTGGCAGCCTAGGGAGAAACATGAAGAGTTTTGATTCAGTTCGTACATGTATCAAACaactgtatttatactgagattaaattacacacagagggaTTCTATCTACACATCCACCTTTCAGTCATATgatacattttgttgttgtgtcgcataaaattcaaatcaaaCGCTCTAAAGCTTGCGGTTGTAATATGGAATATTGAAATATGTtaatctatcacataaaacttTTGTAAGAAACTGTAAAATCATATCCTAAAATCTGAACATAGGTTCAGATGTAGCAAACTCACTCCTTGATTCCTTCCAGAAGCCTGAAGTCTAGATTGTCCTCATTGTGGTCAAAGAATCctttgttgttgatgaagaCCAGGTGCCTGAGGTCATGTTCCCTGTGCACGATGTTTGCCAGTTGTATGTTTTCCTGGTCCTTACACACATCATGGCGGCCCGGTTGAACACACATGTCCTCCTGCCGTGGCCTGAATCCGCAGCAGCTCGGATCCAGACGGTTGTGAATCTAATGAGAAAGTTCACATTtcttcagaaaacagaagaacagcTCAAGCTGggatttacagattttaaattaggattcagatctttttttatCCCCATTGCATGAGGTTGATAACGTAGGTAAACCctttattcaatattttccCTCACTCCATTTTGCATCCATAACATTCACTTTAATATGAGGAAATCAGGTATAAAAGGTTTAGGCaggaaaaaaacacctcatGCTGATTCCTCTTTAGCGTCTCTTTGACTCCAGTTAccattttatataatttaaaggAACAACAATTAGACCACCATGTAGCTGCATGACATCATCACAGAGGGGATTCTCTCCTTAAGCCTAAAAAGGCAGAACCTCCCGCTGTAAAACACCTGCTGCCTCCACAGGGAATGGTGACCATAAATTAGATTAAAGCACTCATTCAATTTTTGctctaaacaaaacaacatgatgCAAGAAAAATTTCAGACTGAAAAAATCCGACAACCTGCTAAAATTCAACAGCTGCTTAATCCTAGAAAACAACACTTAAATACTCACAATGCTATTCTTGTTTAAGCCAACATTCCTCTCTAAGTGCTCCTCCATCTGTAAGCCTGCATCAGTTAAATATGACTGGTTAATATATGAGTTCGCAAATATTACAGAAGTGTACCCATTACACCATAAATGtataaagaataaattatatCAATTGATGTTTGGTTATTCATAAAACTGAAGCACacatttatgtaataaaatgttttttccaaactAATCTGGAGAGTTTTCAAAGAAATCCAGTTTccactttttctgctttctttatAAATAGAGTATTTGCTGTCAGTGCCAAAATATGATCCACAGAGACCTCCCACACAGGAAATGAGCAACAGGACAGGACATGGATGATGAATTGtctgtttattcttttcttttttttgattaCTAAACACATCTTTTAGAGCTTTGTGTTGTTGactgagaaaagaaagaaatctctTTTTATGAATCACGTTGGAAGCttcaaagcaaattaaaaacaaagcatgaaTGTGATAAGAGATTTATTGAAtgttaacaataaaataactttaagtaGCACTTTTCCCCAAAGTTAGCTCAGTTTTTGATGTTACTGTGGTGAAGAGGTGAATCCAAAATGTATTCTTCTATAAAGGCTTTTCTCATTAGATTTAAGACATCTAAAGAGATCTAAGAGCACATCTAAATAGTAATTATACCTATAGGGACATAGTGCTGCAGAAGATAGTGGAAGAAAGGATTAAAGAAGCAATTTGTCTTCAGAAACTTTCATAGCACCAAATCTAATGAGACGCATTTTTATGGATTCAGAGAAATacaaaaaccatttatttttctgcaatgttaaatttaaagttttaatccATCAGAGTTTTTACCTGTagcaaaaagtcaaaaagagctAATTTGCTCCATTCACTGTGGTAAATTGAAGAGCATCCAGAGTTGGACTTTGGGTTGACATTTCTTTGCCAACACCTCTGTGTCAGTGAGTTCTGGTACTCCCTCCATGTCATCCTCACAGTAGTTGGGCCTGCAGCAAGGTCTTTGGGGTGCAGCGATGCATCCCAAAGAACCACCTGGCAGGCCTGGCCATCTAAAGTGACAAAAGACCAGGGATTAAATTGTTGGATTAGAGCACATGTGACATCTAAACCTTCATGAACCACAGATATCTGTTCTGTTTCAATTCAGTTCGCTAGGATCACtaaaaaactcattttgaaCCCTATAATTGAGCAGATAAAGGCAGAGGAGAGAGAAACAATCTGCTCTCCAAGATAACACTCATATGTTTCCACAGCCCTCTAAGGTCTGTTAACACTGATGTTGTAATTTTCCATATGTGATGTATCAAAAAAGATTTACTGCTATTTCTTCCCAAACAAGGATAAAAGGTGAACTGAAGCAACCATGGGTATCTGAACCTAAAGCTCAGGGCAAAAATAATGTGTCTCTCCTGGTTCAGCTTaacatatttagaaatgtttcatatCCATCACGAATATGAAAGCAGATGAAGACATTAGTCACAGGCTGGATTATTGTAATGCAaggtagaaaaacaaagaaaagacacTTGCTTCCAGTTGCAATATGCTTCCAACATCTCTGCATATAGAAAGATGGAAACTGTGCTTCAGCTCTGTGGTATTAGGAAAATAAGTGCAGAACCTGGGGAAAGTATTTATACCTGAACTTTTGTGTATTCAGTcacatatatgtattttattgggattttatgtcatataGCAAAAAATGGCATTGAATAATTGCTAAGCAAGGGGAAATTGTTCAtgacttttaattatttttgttattgtgtatttttacaattaaaaaagcTGGAATTGTTAAGACTCTCCCACATTTGGTAGATGACCATGTCTTGATGGGGTTGCAGcccttcatttttctctttttttctcttctgtgttCCTCTGTCTTTATGAACTATTTGTTCACCAACATTCTCTAAGAAACCTTCACAGAACCTCTGGGTTTATGACAGCATTGGTTGATTCAATCGGGTTACTCCTAAAAACaccagattttatttggggTTTTCAAACCAAAGGAAATTTAACAGTCATTGCACACCTTTGATATTTGAAAACCATACATCATGTTCCCTCTACTTTACAACGAAGAGTTCATTTGTGTAGGTCTGTCACATAACAGGTTTGTAATttcagtgtgacaaaatgtaaaaagtccAACTAATATAAGATGTTCATTCTCTAgtgaaacaaagtaaaacctgcaaaatgaaaaacaacagaatgcATGTTGGtggttttaaagaaatgtttttgaaaaaaaaatgctttcaaacCACCGCAAATAAACAACCTATGGATTATAtctaatctaaataaaaatgaaaacctacCGTTCAAAAAGCCAAACTTTCTGCTTACCGCAGGTATTGTCCTACTGAGGCCGAGCACCCTATccaaatgaaaagcaaatacCTCCGCGTTTCCCACGGAGCAGTGGATAATTCCGCACTGGCCTCCACATACATTATTTCTATTCAAGTGTTTTTGGCTGACCAGACGGTTCATGTCTGCACCCTCAAATATCACGAGCGAAGGTGCGTCCAGACGAGGGATTTCTTTTATGCGCAAAACTTTGGCATCCGCAAGAAAGCGCATGATTTTCACGTCCTGTGCGCTGAACCACGGAGGTGCCATTTCGCTGTAAATTCGGATACTACTAAAACGAGGGTCTGTTCCATCGTTGTAAGACTTTAAGGAGAAGTCCACAAGACTTCCCCCTTTCCTCGATGTCTTAAGTCCAGTGCTGCGGTTTCCTTTGCCCGTTTCCCGTTCCACGCTGAATCGTTTGCGCTGCGTAATTGTTggatggattgtttttgttctcactttctttctcaGCTTTGGTCGAATTGTACCTCGAATATTTACTGGTTTAAGACGCTTGAATTTTAGCGTTACGTAGACCACATTGAACAGGGTCGGGACCTCCAAACTAGCTTGGGTTTGCAGGTCAGAAGTGGCCGGTGGTTCACCGTCTAAGTGATGCTCGCCGCGGGTGTGCCGCTTCTGCTCCTCCTTACTCCGGGGTTGCTCTAAATGCCCaacttttaaaaccaaaaacaacaagttgACCAAACACAGAATCGCTATAATCAAAGTTCTTTTGGAGGGAGAGCACCTCCTAAAACTACGGGTGAGTTTTCGAAAAGGAAAATAACACCAGTGGACGCGGTACTTCCccattgtaatttattaaagctgaaagtgttttttcaCTTAGCTCAAACTGGGGTGGAGCGCGAGTTTGAAACTCAGCTAGGAGGAAAGGCTTTCTTAAAGTTTAGAGACAGCAATAATAGACAGACTCGCAACctcaaacaataatttaaaaagcataattCACATGGGTTACCGTGCAATGATTCATATGATAATTCACCTCTTCACATTCTGAATAtttcattcaaacattttataagGTATAACAAAATAGATCCCATACATATGActaataatatttttcatatcCAATTTATTGTGACACTCAAGAAAATTTGTCTGAAGTACTGTGACCTTTCTGAAAATacattgtcttttaaaaaacaactatcCGTTTTACTGACACCAACCAATTTATTAAgttctaaaatatatttctaattatGAAAGCGGAATCATTCAGGCATGCCTATTTTCCCGCGGTTTAGGCGACATCTAGTGGTTTTAATCTTTGGGTTTTAACATGTCAATGCAGGATGCTCACACTGGGAAAGAATGACAAACAGCCCATCGATGGAAGAGGTTAGAAAGGAAAACACttaaaagaaggaagaaaacaggTTCTAGTGTAGGCAGCATTAACAATAGACAGAGCAGTTCCTGGTCCAACTCGCAGCGAGTTTAAATATGGAACTATTGTCTCCTGGCTCTATTGTCTCTAGTTGTGCCAGGAGAATGAGTCATCAAACAAGAGTTGTTGTTAAGGAATGCAATTTtgcagatctttaaaaaaaatgtttaaaaatttaataaattgttaATTATGTCAGTGAATTTACATCCGAAACTAATTGCAAAATGAAATTAGACTGATGTCATCTTGTCGTCATGCGTGTTGGGCCTCCCCGGAAGCTCCGCGGCTTTATTTAATGTGCCAGGTTCGGGTGATTGGATAACTGGCGGCACCTGCTTGCTCTCTAGGCTTCTGCAGACTCCCACGCGTGGCCTCTTGTGGTGTTTTAAGGTTGTGGAAAGTTTGTgttgagagggaaaaaaacaagaattgcaTTTTCATGATGCCCCTGGTAAAATGCTCgcctatgtttttatttatcgcGTCGTTATTGATGGTGAGATGCCTCTGCGCTGACGGTGGGTTAACGAGTCTTTGAATTGCTCTGTGATTAATGTGGAGCTCACTGAGcttcacataaataaaacaccccacaatgccttgtggggtgttttatttatttatttttgcaaactgTCATATTAAATTGTTTGCCCTGAAATTTATCCATATGCTTTAGGGTGTAATGAAACTAGGATTTGCTCCCCGGAAACTGTTGTCTCCAGTAACTCCACAAACGTCACTAATTTTGCTTATGGATTAATTGCAAACAtggctgctgtggttctgtATGGAAGCACCTATGTTCCAATCAAAAGAATAGAAACAGGAGATGGTAAGTGGAAGAAATCTGgtgtaagatttatttttctacatttaatgcaaaacttttttcttttctttttttttttttgtaggtatGTTCTATCATTTTGTGAGCTGTGCATCAATATGGGTTGTATCTCTTTTTGGCGATCTGTTGCTGCGGACACCCAAATTCCACCCTCTTGCAATGCTCGGTGGTATGATCTGGGCCACAGGTATCGTCTCTGGAAATCACaacttaaagcaaaaaaaaaaaaaaaaaaaacctctttctGCAGTGTGGCATCATATGGTGCAGAAGATGGGCTCAAGATATGAAACAGAGGCCTTTTACTGCAGTCAATCAAAAACGTCATGGTCTCTACTGTGAGAAATGGCCAGTTCTGGGTACACAGTCAATTTCACCATAAGTCACTGCAGGCTCCATGAAACTGGCTAGAACTGTATCTAGAGAAGATGTGAATTGTCATTTTTATGAGTTTCTTTAGGCATGCTCTTGTGCTGCTGAAAGGTTATGCAAATTAAaaagtggaatattttaaagtctaaggagaaatgtttgctttctgACTCggttagtttctgttttgttcacTGTATAATAAGGAGCTGCTTTAAGTATTCACAAATTCAATAACGGTCTTTAAAACCTCAAGTCTTTCAAATGGGTTTTAAAATTTTGTGGATGATTAttagtcaaatattttacacagaatAACCTTTTTCATTCACAGGAAGTGTGGCAGCTGTTACCATTGTTAAAGCAATTGGGCTTGGTCTTGGAATTTTAATTTGGGGATCGTCCAGTTTGTTGATGGGCTGGGCCAGTTCTAGGTAAGAAATGTGACTGCATGAATCTCTGAATtgatttttctgccttttgatGGGAATCTTTAGGTTGACATAAAAATGGATGTCACTGTTTGAAACAGATTTGGGTGGTTCGGGATTGATGCTCAGGATGTTTCCAGGCCAATACTGAATTACTGTGGAGCTGGTTTGTGTCTGCTCAGGTGAGCTATGCAACACTTACCAGCCTTTGTCACTGGATTTTTGATGTAATGTAGCAGTCATGATGTTTGGAAAATCTGGTCTTTGTTTTATTCCCTTTAGTGGcctggtgtttttctttgtgagaAGTGATGTGAAGCTCCATCCAGAGTCAGAAACAATCCCTATACTAATTGACAAGGTgggtgatttgttttttgggtttttttgtttttgtttaactgtgaattgcaaaaaaaacttttttgcagAGTTCACTTTCTGGCAGTTTCGTATACCACTCCTCTGCATACTGGATTGATGCCATTGGACCAAAGACGAGGCGAATCATGTAAGGTTAAACATTGCCTTGGTGCGATCTCACAGCTTGTATTTGGGTGAAAAAACAAATTGGTAATTTAATGAATCATCACCACTGGACATAATTCATTCTGAGACACCACAATAATTATACATGCTGCTGATGTTCACCTGCACTATTAACTCaaaagtttagattttcttgGCAGATGTCAAGGGCTGTAGCCTTTGTTTGGAAAGCTGATTCTACCCCAAGAATGCATATTTAGTTATCATAAAGAGATTGGATTTCTTTGAGAAATGACAGGCAGGAATTATACCATGAAGCATCGGATGCAAAAGgatttcttatgtttttggTACTAAAATGGCTTTGGAAGTGAATGTCTAGTATTCACTTTGCTAAATTGTGTGACTAGGCATGGCATTTATCAGTTctgtaggaaaaaaatgttaaaattaacaTACAAATTGAGCAAGGTCTCAAAGGAGATTAAAAGTGCATCTTTCATCCAGTTTTTCACTCTTTGTATTCTCTTCATCAGTGGTTGCCTGCTTGCCGTTATGGCAGGCTTGCTGTACGGCTCTTCATTCATACCTGTTCTCTACATAAAGAACCATTCAGCATGTCATGACAGCATTTTTTATGGAGCCAGTGTCTACGGTAGGTTTTTAGTCTTTGATAAGACTCCTAATTTTGAACCTTCAACTTGCTGCTATTCCCAAATGAGCATGACATAAaagggaaaaattaaaatgtcatgcTGGCTATCAGGATTGCTTCCACTCTTGATCTATACATGAAGAGCAGTGATCCCTCCCCATGCTGAGAAGTAGCTTTaactgaagttttattttttgcagatctTGACTATGTTCATGCACAGACCTCTGGTGTTTTCCTTGCAAGCTCAGTGTACTTCACCATCTACTGTGCCgtgatgaaaaacaaacccagGGTTTACCCCAAAGCCATTTTACCAGGTAGCAGCTCATTTTAATAGTCCTTCACCAGGCCTATTTTAACAGGTGAAGATATCATGTTTAAACACAAATGACTAACTTACAATGCCAAGATAATCAAACTGCTCATTTATATGGAAAACTCTGTTTGCTCACACTTGTAATTAACCTTGCAGCATGAAGTAACAAGTGTATGGTTTACTGAAGATGGAAACCAAATGTAGTTGAGCTTATTGCATTTCTGTGTAACCAATGTCAAGACTTGTGCCCTTATCATTTTCCACATGCTCTTTTTCTAAGaatcaagaaaacattttgcccAAGAGGCCACTAAAAGATCTAATAATAGCTCCAGTTTGACAATAGACAGAATCGGCTgctgttttgaaaatgtcatgTAATCGCTTCCTGTTGCTTAGTGGCATATAGTCATGCCAGGGTTCAGTGTTTAAGTTCTGGACAATTATTTGGGatagaaggtttttttttttttttttttttttaaaccgtgtgtgtgtgtgtgtaaactatttgacatttttttgtggttttaaaaatattctctcTGCTCTGGCTGTACTTCAGGATTTCTGTCAGGATTTATGTGGACAATGGGCACATACTGCTGGTTCCTGGCCACCAACTACCTGGGTGCTGTTGTTACCTACCCCATTGTCACTGCAGTAAGTAAATC contains:
- the tmem144 gene encoding transmembrane protein 144, with protein sequence MMPLVKCSPMFLFIASLLMVRCLCADGCNETRICSPETVVSSNSTNVTNFAYGLIANMAAVVLYGSTYVPIKRIETGDGMFYHFVSCASIWVVSLFGDLLLRTPKFHPLAMLGGMIWATGSVAAVTIVKAIGLGLGILIWGSSSLLMGWASSRFGWFGIDAQDVSRPILNYCGAGLCLLSGLVFFFVRSDVKLHPESETIPILIDKSSLSGSFVYHSSAYWIDAIGPKTRRIIGCLLAVMAGLLYGSSFIPVLYIKNHSACHDSIFYGASVYDLDYVHAQTSGVFLASSVYFTIYCAVMKNKPRVYPKAILPGFLSGFMWTMGTYCWFLATNYLGAVVTYPIVTAGYGLVAALWGSLVFREIKGLMNGLIFFFATCVVLTGSVLTAISKL
- the fam198b gene encoding protein FAM198B is translated as MGKYRVHWCYFPFRKLTRSFRRCSPSKRTLIIAILCLVNLLFLVLKVGHLEQPRSKEEQKRHTRGEHHLDGEPPATSDLQTQASLEVPTLFNVVYVTLKFKRLKPVNIRGTIRPKLRKKVRTKTIHPTITQRKRFSVERETGKGNRSTGLKTSRKGGSLVDFSLKSYNDGTDPRFSSIRIYSEMAPPWFSAQDVKIMRFLADAKVLRIKEIPRLDAPSLVIFEGADMNRLVSQKHLNRNNVCGGQCGIIHCSVGNAEVFAFHLDRVLGLSRTIPAVSRKFGFLNDGQACQVVLWDASLHPKDLAAGPTTVRMTWREYQNSLTQRCWQRNVNPKSNSGCSSIYHSEWSKLALFDFLLQIHNRLDPSCCGFRPRQEDMCVQPGRHDVCKDQENIQLANIVHREHDLRHLVFINNKGFFDHNEDNLDFRLLEGIKELPEQAVSVLRKRKLREKLLQSLFLDQMYWESQGGRQGIDKLIDVIEKRANILLTYINAHGIKVIPMND